The DNA sequence GCGGCCCTAAACTGCTAACTTCTTACGACCTTTCAAACGACGACGTCTTAAAACGTTTCTACCGCCAGTACTTTTCATCCGTTCTAAGAATCCATGAACTC is a window from the Dehalobacter sp. DCA genome containing:
- the rpmH gene encoding 50S ribosomal protein L34, with product MKRTYQPKSRRHKRVHGFLERMKSTGGRNVLRRRRLKGRKKLAV